The Magnolia sinica isolate HGM2019 chromosome 9, MsV1, whole genome shotgun sequence genome contains a region encoding:
- the LOC131255905 gene encoding disease resistance protein RPM1-like yields the protein MAESAVNFLIQYLGPLLVNEVQSLKGVRGEVRDLINDFESIRSVLRDADVRQDTDESLKTWVKQIREMAYDVEDVLDEFMLGQARKQQGARRCINFLHRLIKQPMVGHKTASSIRDIKTRVHRIKERKDAYSLNSMEQTSSSKKMSDQWYDPRLKALFIEEADLVGIDVPRRQLIEWLVDKDSRLSTISVVGMGGLGKTTLVKKVYDNQQVKKCFETYAWITVSQSFKAEELLRSMVKQFFEEKKDPSPQGLEVMTQVELIQVLRSYLQNKRYVLVLDDVWEAAVWNFIGNALPNNEYGSRVIITTRNGDVASSSCIGPSDLIYNLQPLHATEAWSLFCKKAFHSHNENRCPPGLEKLSESFVGKCRGLPLAIVTLGSLLSSKTNVEWEMIHRSLGSEFESDDSLRRMMKILLLSFNDLPYYLKSCFLYLSIFPEDYPIKRMKLIRLWIAEGFVERKVGRSKEEVAEGYLNELIARNLVHVAEWELYEKVSTCCIHDLVREMIIPKFGEEHFFSSSVEENTIPCNRIRRLSIYKEENFPKFDAFSCLRSLFIFGAEGLSNAPTITSFSSLRLLRVVDLENTSMEIFPDDLTSLLHLRYLSLENTKIKKLPSSLGKLKNLETLNLKGTFVRELPVEILKLKCLCHLLVYRYSIEYGYYIAFNCADGSKVPAGIGNMRSLQKLTHIEAESGIIRELRNLTQLRRLGIIKLKREDGNDLCTSIEKMIHLHSFNVRSMDEEEVLDLHSLSHPPLPLQRLYLRGRLEKLPGWIALLHNLVRVALRWSRLRDDPLNALQSLPNLVELELHRAYDGEELCCDGRGYPRLKKLWLIDLRGLNTVRVEKGAMSSLEKLDITRCEGLVEAPLWLQHITNLKELDLYDMSEAFLKGLRKDGVEELVDSIRHIPLIQYTDTQTNTHWDLS from the coding sequence atggcaGAGAGTGCTGTGAACTTCTTAATACAATACTTGGGGCCTTTGCTGGTGAATGAAGTGCAGTCGTTGAAGGGGGTCCGCGGAGAAGTCCGTGACCTCATAAATGATTTTGAAAGCATCAGATCCGTCTTAAGGGATGCCGATGTAAGACAAGATACCGATGAAAGCCTCAAGACATGGGTGAAACAAATAAGAGAAATGGCTTATGACGTCGAGGATGTTCTCGACGAGTTCATGCTCGGCCAAGCACGAAAGCAGCAGGGTGCTAGGAGATGCATCAATTTTCTTCATAGACTCATCAAGCAGCCTATGGTGGGCCATAAGACTGCATCATCGATACGAGATATCAAAACCCGAGTCCATAggattaaagaaagaaaagatgctTACTCTCTGAATAGTATGGAGCAAACTTCAAGCTCCAAAAAAATGAGTGATCAATGGTATGATCCTCGACTGAAAGCTCTTTTCATTGAGGAAGCTGATCTTGTGGGCATCGATGTGCCAAGGCGTCAATTGATTGAATGGTTGGTCGATAAAGATTCAAGACTTTCGACGATTTCAGTGGTCGGGATGGGTGGCCTTGGCAAGACCACTCTGGTAAAGAAAGTCTATGATAACCAACAGGTGAAGAAATGTTTTGAAACATATGCTTGGATCACTGTCTCACAATCGTTCAAAGCGGAGGAACTTCTTCGAAGCATGGTAAAGCAATTCTTTGAGGAGAAGAAAGATCCATCTCCCCAAGGTTTAGAAGTGATGACGCAGGTCGAGCTCATACAAGTGCTACGGAGCTACTTGCAGAACAAAAGGTATGTTCTTGTTCTTGATGATGTATGGGAGGCAGCCGTATGGAATTTCATAGGCAATGCATTGCCGAATAACGAATATGGTAGCAGGGTAATCATTACTACGCGCAACGGTGACGTCGCATCATCTTCTTGCATTGGACCCTCCGATCTCATCTACAATCTCCAACCTCTGCATGCAACAGAGGCTTGGTCCCTCTTTTGCAAGAAGGCATTCCACTCGCACAATGAGAATAGATGCCCTCCTGGATTGGAGAAGCTTTCAGAAAGCTTTGTAGGTAAATGCAGAGGATTACCGCTTGCAATTGTCACATTAGGTAGTCTTCTATCCAGCAAGACGAATGTCGAGTGGGAGATGATTCACCGTAGCCTTGGATCGGAGTTTGAAAGTGATGACAGTCTtagaagaatgatgaaaatatTATTGCTCAGTTTCAATGACTTGCCTTACTACCTGAAATCATGCTTCTTGTATTTGAGTATTTTCCCCGAAGACTATCCGATTAAGCGTATGAAACTAATTCGCCTATGGATAGCCGAGGGGTTTGTAGAAAGAAAAGTAGGCAGGTCAAAGGAAGAGGTTGCTGAAGGTTACCTCAATGAGCTCATCGCTAGAAATCTGGTTCACGTGGCAGAATGGGAATTATATGAGAAGGTGAGCACTTGTTGCATCCATGATCTTGTGCGGGAGATGATTATTCCAAAATTCGGGGAGGAGCATTTCTTTTCATCTTCTGTTGAAGAGAACACAATACCTTGTAACAGAATCCGGCGTCTGTCCATTTATAAAGAGGAgaattttccaaaatttgatgCCTTCTCCTGCCTTCGCTCGTTGTTCATTTTTGGTGCGGAAGGACTATCTAATGCCCCTACAATCACTTCATTTTCCAGCTTAAGGTTGTTGAGGGTGGTGGATCTTGAAAACACGTCCATGGaaatctttcctgatgatctaacaAGCTTGTTGCATTTGAGATACTTAAGCTTGGAGAATACAAAGATCAAGAAGCTTCCTAGTTCGTTGGGGAAGCTAAAGAACTTAGAAACATTGAATCTTAAGGGCACTTTCGTACGTGAATTGCCCGTTGAGATTCTCAAGCTCAAGTGCCTATGCCACCTTCTGGTTTACCGCTATAGTATTGAATACGGGTATTATATAGCATTTAATTGTGCAGATGGAAGTAAGGTGCCTGCTGGAATCGGGAACATGAGATCCCTACAGAAGTTGACACATATAGAGGCAGAGAGCGGCATCATTAGAGAGCTGAGGAATCTCACCCAACTGAGGAGGTTAGGCATTATCAAGCTAAAAAGGGAAGACGGGAATGATTTATGCACTTCCATTGAGAAGATGATTCACCTTCACTCCTTTAATGTAAGATcaatggatgaggaggaggttCTCGACCTGCATTCTTTATCGCATCCTCCGCTACCTCTTCAACGTCTATATTTGAGAGGGCGTTTGGAGAAGTTGCCTGGATGGATTGCCTTGCTTCATAATCTGGTACGAGTTGCTCTGAGATGGTCCAGATTGAGGGATGATCCACTCAATGCCCTTCAATCACTGCCCAATTTGGTGGAACTGGAACTACATCGAGCTTATGATGGAGAAGAGTTATGTTGCGACGGTAGAGGATATCCAAGACTTAAGAAATTATGGCTCATTGACTTGAGAGGGTTGAATACTGTGAGGGTGGAGAAGGGAGCAATGTCTAGCCTTGAAAAGCTAGATATTACACGTTGCGAAGGATTAGTGGAGGCGCCGTTGTGGCTCCAACACATCACTAACCTCAAAGAACTTGACCTGTATGATATGTCGGAGGCTTTCTTGAAGGGGCTCAGAAAGGATGGAGTTGAAGAGTTAGTAGATTCCATTCGCCACATCCCACTCATACAATATACAGACACTCAGACAAATACTCATTGGGATTTGTCATGA